A genomic window from Oryctolagus cuniculus chromosome 12, mOryCun1.1, whole genome shotgun sequence includes:
- the RFX7 gene encoding DNA-binding protein RFX7 isoform X3 codes for MAEEQQQPPPQQPDAHQQLPPSAPNSGVALPALVPGLPGTEASALQHKIKNSICKTVQSKVDCILQEVEKFTDLEKLYLYLQLPSGLSNGEKSDQNAMSSSRAQQMHAFSWIRNTLEEHPETSLPKQEVYDEYKSYCDNLGYHPLSAADFGKIMKNVFPNMKARRLGTRGKSKYCYSGLRKKAFVHMPTLPNLDFHKTGDGLEGAEPSGQLQNIDEEVLSSACRLVCEWAQKVLSQPFDTVLELARFLVKSHYIGTKSMAALTVMAAAPAGIKGIPQPSAFIPTAESNSFQPQVKTLPSPIDAKQQLQRKIQKKQQEQKLQSPLPGESSAKKSEGSTANGVANLPNGNPAILSPQPIGIVVAAVPSPIPVQRTRQLVTSPSPVSSSDGKVLPLNVQVVTQHMQSVKQAPKTPQNVPASPGGDRSARHRYPQILPKPANTSALTIRSPTTVLFTSSPIKTAVVPASHMSSLNVVKMTTISLTPSNSNAPLKHSASVNSATGTTEDSRSVPQIKSGSVVSLQSPGSRTSSTGGTSTVEVKMEPETSADEHPVQCQENSDGARAPQATPSALTGQKSNTEGAAQKPSSEGPVDIKATKVCDQRTKCKSRCNEILPGTSTGNNQSTVTLPVTTQNLTFTSTSSPSNGDSINKDPKLCTKSPRKRLSSTLQESQVPPVKKPIVEQLSAVVIEGQKPGSVKKDQKVPHSGKTESSTAGAQIPSKVSITVNSHIVENQPLNSSALIISDSALEQQTTPSSSPDIKVKLERSVFLLDTDSKPDGSFNPNEWQQVTKDSEFISASCEQQQDISVMTIPEHSDINDLEKSVWELEGIPQDTYSQQLHTQMQESSLNQIQAHSSDQLPLQSELKEFEPSVSQTNESYFPFDDELTQDSIVEELVLMEQQMSMNNSHSYGNCLGMTLQNQSVTPGAPMSSHTSSTHFYHSIHSNGTPIHTPTPTPTPTPTPTPTPTPTSEMIAGSQSLSRESPCSRLAQTTPVDSALGSSRHTPIGTPHSNCSSSVPPSPVECRNPFAFTPISSSMAYHDASIVSSSPVKPMQRPMATHPDKTKLEWMNNGYSGVGNSSVSGHGILPSYQELVEDRFRKPHAFAVPGQSYQSQSRHHDTHFGRLTPVSPVQHQGATVNNTNKQEGFAVPAPLDNKGTNSSASSNFRCRSVSPAVHRQRNLSGSTLYPVSNIPRSNVTPFGSPVTPEVNVFTNVHADTCANNIAQRSQSVPLTVMMQTAFPNALQKQTNSKKITNVLLSKLDSDNDDAVRGLGMNNLPSNYTARMNLTQILETSTVFPSANPQNMIDSSTSVYEFQTPSYLTKSDSTDQISFSPGDNQAQSEIGEQQLDFTSTVKDLLSGDSLQSNQQLVGQVASDLTNAASDFSSDIRLSSELSGSINDLNTLDPNLLFDPGRQQGQDDEATLEELKNDPLFQQICSESMNSMTSSGFEWIESKDHPTVEMLG; via the exons GAGCTATTGTGACAATCTTGGTTACCATCCATTAAGTGCTGCTGACTTTGGAAAGATCATGAAAAACGTCTTTCCAAACATGAAGGCACGTCGTTTGGGCACAAGAGGCAAATCTAAATAT TGCTACAGTGGACTGAGAAAAAAAGCTTTTGTTCACATGCCAACACTGCCCAACCTTGACTTTCACAAAACTGGAGATGGG TTGGAAGGAGCTGAGCCTTCTGGGCAGCTTCAGAACATTGACGAGGAAGTTCTGTCTTCCGCTTGCCGCCTTGTGTGTGAGTGGGCCCAGAAAGTGTTAAGCCAGCCATTTGACACAGTCTTGGAATTAGCCCGCTTCCTTGTCAAAAGTCACTATATAGGCACCAAGTCAATGGCAGCTCTAACTGTGAtggcagcagcaccagcag GAATTAAAGGAATTCCCCAGCCTTCTGCATTTATACCTACAGCTGAAAGTAATTCCTTTCAGCCTCAAGTGAAGACTTTGCCATCTCCTATTGATGCTAAACAGCAACTGCAAcggaaaatccagaagaagcaGCAAGAACAGAAATTACAGTCCCCTTTGCCAGGAGAATCCTCAGCAAAAAAATCAGAAGGCTCTACAGCCAATGGCGTGGCTAATCTTCCCAATGGAAATCCTGCAATCCTGTCTCCTCAACCTATTGGTATCGTTGTGGCAGCTGTCCCTAGTCCCATTCCG GTCCAGCGGACCAGGCAGTTGGTAACTTCACCGAGTCCAGTGAGTTCATCTGATGGCAAAGTTCTTCCCCTCAACGTGCAGGTGGTCACTCAGCACATGCAGTCTGTGAAGCAGGCACCAAAGACTCCGCAGAACGTTCCAGCCAGTCCTGGGGGGGATCGTTCTGCCCGGCACCGCTATCCTCAGATTTTACCCAAACCAGCCAACACCAGTGCGCTCACCATCCGCTCTCCAACCACTGTCCTCTTTACCAGTAGCCCCATCAAGACTGCTGTTGTGCCCGCTTCACACATGAGTTCTCTAAATGTGGTGAAAATGACAACAATATCCCTCACGCCCAGCAACAGTAATGCCCCTCTTAAACATTCTGCCTCAGTCAACAGTGCTACAGGAACGACTGAAGACTCCAGGAGCGTCCCACAGATCAAGAGTGGTTCTGTTGTTTCTCTTCAGTCTCCGGGCTCTAGGACCAGCAGCACTGGGGGAACTTCCACTGTGGAAGTCAAAATGGAACCCGAAACATCAGCAGATGAGCATCCTGTGCAGTGCCAAGAGAACTCCGACGGGGCTAGGGCTCCCCAAGCAACACCTAGTGCCCTTACAGGGCAGAAAAGTAATACAGAGGGAGCAGCGCAAAAACCTTCCAGTGAAGGCCCCGTGGACATCAAAGCAACTAAGGTCTGTGACCAGAGGACCAAATGTAAAAGTCGCTGTAATGAGATTCTGCCAGGCACTTCAACAGGCAATAATCAAAGCACTGTCACTCTCCCAGTTACCACTCAGAACTTAACTTTCACCAGCACCAGCTCACCATCTAATGGTGACTCAATAAATAAAGACCCTAAATTATGCACTAAAAGTCCACGGAAACGACTGTCTTCTACATTACAAGAGTCCCAGGTGCCTCCTGTAAAGAAACCAATTGTGGAACAGCTTTCTGCAGTTGTCATAGAAGGTCAGAAACCAGGCAGTGTTAAGAAGGACCAAAAGGTTCCACATTCAGGGAAAACAGAAAGTTCAACAGCAGGTGCTCAGATTCCTAGCAAAGTATCAATAACTGTCAATTCACACATAGTGGAAAATCAACCCTTGAATTCTTCTGCCCTTATTATCAGTGATTCAGCTTTGGAACAGCAGACAACACCATCATCATCTCCAGACATAAAAGTAAAACTTGAAAGGAGTGTCTTTCTCTTGGACACAGATTCTAAACCAGATGGCAGCTTTAATCCAAATGAGTGGCAACAGGTCACTAAGGATTCTGAGTTCATATCTGCCAGCTGTGAGCAACAGCAAGATATCAGTGTTATGACAATTCCTGAGCACTCTGATATCAATGACTTAGAGAAGTCCGTTTGGGAGTTAGAAGGAATTCCACAGGACACATACAGCCAGCAGCTACACACCCAGATGCAAGAATCTTCTTTGAATCAAATACAAGCACATTCTTCAGATCAGTTACCTCTTCAGTCCGAACTGAAGGAGTTCGAGCCTTCTGTTTCCCAGACAAATGAGAGCTACTTTCCTTTTGATGATGAACTTACACAAGATAGTATTGTGGAAGAGCTGGTGCTTATGGAGCAGCAAATGTCAATGAACAATTCGCATTCTTATGGTAACTGTTTGGGAATGACCCTTCAGAACCAGTCAGTAACTCCAGGAGCTCCCATGTCATCTCATACCTCTAGCACCCACTTCTATCATTCAATCCATAGCAACGGCACACCAATCCACACACCCACACCAACTCCTAcaccaaccccaaccccaaccccaaccccaactccCACATCCGAAATGATTGCTGGATCTCAGAGTCTGTCTCGGGAGAGCCCTTGCTCCAGGCTAGCCCAGACGACACCTGTGGATAGTGCTTTAGGAAGTAGCCGACACACACCCATTGGTACTCCACATTCTAACTGCAGCAGTAGCGTCCCTCCCAGCCCTGTTGAATGCAGGAATCCATTTGCATTCACCCCAATAAGCTCCAGTATGGCCTATCATGATGCCAGCATTGTCTCAAGTAGTCCTGTGAAACCAATGCAAAGACCCATGGCCACACACCCTGACAAAACCAAGCTTGAATGGATGAATAATGGGTATAGTGGGGTTGGTAATTCATCAGTTTCTGGCCATGGCATTCTCCCAAGCTATCAGGAACTCGTGGAAGACCGTTTCAGGAAACCTCATGCTTTTGCTGTGCCTGGGCAGTCTTACCAGTCTCAGTCCCGACACCATGACACTCATTTTGGTCGTTTGACtcctgtctctcctgtgcagcATCAAGGTGCCACTGTAAATAACACCAACAAACAGGAGGGTTTTGCCGTCCCTGCCCCTCTTGATAATAAAGGAACTAATTCATCCGCCAGCAGCAACTTCAGGTGCCGGAGTGTGAGCCCCGCTGTCCATCGCCAACGTAATCTTAGTGGAAGCACCCTCTACCCAGTGTCTAATATCCCACGGTCCAATGTGACCCCCTTTGGAAGTCCGGTAACCCCCGAAGTTAACGTTTTCACAAATGTTCACGCAGACACATGTGCCAACAACATAGCTCAAAGAAGTCAGTCAGTTCCATTAACAGTCATGATGCAGACAGCTTTCCCAAATGCTCTTCAGAAGCAAACAAACAGTAAAAAAATAACCAATGTGTTGTTGAGTAAACTTGATTCTGACAATGATGATGCAGTGAGAGGTTTGGGAATGAACAATCTGCCCTCCAATTACACGGCGAGGATGAATCTCACTCAGATCCTGGaaacttccactgtttttcctagTGCCAATCCACAGAATATGATCGACTCCAGCACTTCTGTTTATGAATTTCAAACACCATCTTACCTCACCAAAAGTGATAGCACCGATCAGATCAGTTTTTCTCCTGGAGATAATCAAGCACAATCTGAAATTGGAGAGCAACAATTAGATTTCACTAGCACTGTTAAAGACCTGCTGAGTGGAGACAGCTTGCAAAGCAACCAGCAGCTGGTGGGTCAGGTGGCGTCTGATCTCACTAACGCTGCCTCTGATTTCTCTAGTGACATTAGGTTGTCTTCTGAGCTCTCAGGCAGCATCAATGATTTGAACACTTTAGACCCAAATCTACTGTTTGATCCAGGTCGTCAGCAGGGACAAGATGATGAAGCTACACTGGAAGAATTAAAGAACGACCCATTATTTCAACAAATCTGCAGTGAATCCATGAACTCCATGACTTCATCAGGTTTTGAGTGGATAGAAAGCAAGGACCATCCTACTGTTGAAATGTTGGGTTAA
- the RFX7 gene encoding DNA-binding protein RFX7 isoform X5, translated as MSSSRAQQMHAFSWIRNTLEEHPETSLPKQEVYDEYKSYCDNLGYHPLSAADFGKIMKNVFPNMKARRLGTRGKSKYCYSGLRKKAFVHMPTLPNLDFHKTGDGLEGAEPSGQLQNIDEEVLSSACRLVCEWAQKVLSQPFDTVLELARFLVKSHYIGTKSMAALTVMAAAPAGIKGIPQPSAFIPTAESNSFQPQVKTLPSPIDAKQQLQRKIQKKQQEQKLQSPLPGESSAKKSEGSTANGVANLPNGNPAILSPQPIGIVVAAVPSPIPVQRTRQLVTSPSPVSSSDGKVLPLNVQVVTQHMQSVKQAPKTPQNVPASPGGDRSARHRYPQILPKPANTSALTIRSPTTVLFTSSPIKTAVVPASHMSSLNVVKMTTISLTPSNSNAPLKHSASVNSATGTTEDSRSVPQIKSGSVVSLQSPGSRTSSTGGTSTVEVKMEPETSADEHPVQCQENSDGARAPQATPSALTGQKSNTEGAAQKPSSEGPVDIKATKVCDQRTKCKSRCNEILPGTSTGNNQSTVTLPVTTQNLTFTSTSSPSNGDSINKDPKLCTKSPRKRLSSTLQESQVPPVKKPIVEQLSAVVIEGQKPGSVKKDQKVPHSGKTESSTAGAQIPSKVSITVNSHIVENQPLNSSALIISDSALEQQTTPSSSPDIKVKLERSVFLLDTDSKPDGSFNPNEWQQVTKDSEFISASCEQQQDISVMTIPEHSDINDLEKSVWELEGIPQDTYSQQLHTQMQESSLNQIQAHSSDQLPLQSELKEFEPSVSQTNESYFPFDDELTQDSIVEELVLMEQQMSMNNSHSYGNCLGMTLQNQSVTPGAPMSSHTSSTHFYHSIHSNGTPIHTPTPTPTPTPTPTPTPTPTSEMIAGSQSLSRESPCSRLAQTTPVDSALGSSRHTPIGTPHSNCSSSVPPSPVECRNPFAFTPISSSMAYHDASIVSSSPVKPMQRPMATHPDKTKLEWMNNGYSGVGNSSVSGHGILPSYQELVEDRFRKPHAFAVPGQSYQSQSRHHDTHFGRLTPVSPVQHQGATVNNTNKQEGFAVPAPLDNKGTNSSASSNFRCRSVSPAVHRQRNLSGSTLYPVSNIPRSNVTPFGSPVTPEVNVFTNVHADTCANNIAQRSQSVPLTVMMQTAFPNALQKQTNSKKITNVLLSKLDSDNDDAVRGLGMNNLPSNYTARMNLTQILETSTVFPSANPQNMIDSSTSVYEFQTPSYLTKSDSTDQISFSPGDNQAQSEIGEQQLDFTSTVKDLLSGDSLQSNQQLVGQVASDLTNAASDFSSDIRLSSELSGSINDLNTLDPNLLFDPGRQQGQDDEATLEELKNDPLFQQICSESMNSMTSSGFEWIESKDHPTVEMLG; from the exons GAGCTATTGTGACAATCTTGGTTACCATCCATTAAGTGCTGCTGACTTTGGAAAGATCATGAAAAACGTCTTTCCAAACATGAAGGCACGTCGTTTGGGCACAAGAGGCAAATCTAAATAT TGCTACAGTGGACTGAGAAAAAAAGCTTTTGTTCACATGCCAACACTGCCCAACCTTGACTTTCACAAAACTGGAGATGGG TTGGAAGGAGCTGAGCCTTCTGGGCAGCTTCAGAACATTGACGAGGAAGTTCTGTCTTCCGCTTGCCGCCTTGTGTGTGAGTGGGCCCAGAAAGTGTTAAGCCAGCCATTTGACACAGTCTTGGAATTAGCCCGCTTCCTTGTCAAAAGTCACTATATAGGCACCAAGTCAATGGCAGCTCTAACTGTGAtggcagcagcaccagcag GAATTAAAGGAATTCCCCAGCCTTCTGCATTTATACCTACAGCTGAAAGTAATTCCTTTCAGCCTCAAGTGAAGACTTTGCCATCTCCTATTGATGCTAAACAGCAACTGCAAcggaaaatccagaagaagcaGCAAGAACAGAAATTACAGTCCCCTTTGCCAGGAGAATCCTCAGCAAAAAAATCAGAAGGCTCTACAGCCAATGGCGTGGCTAATCTTCCCAATGGAAATCCTGCAATCCTGTCTCCTCAACCTATTGGTATCGTTGTGGCAGCTGTCCCTAGTCCCATTCCG GTCCAGCGGACCAGGCAGTTGGTAACTTCACCGAGTCCAGTGAGTTCATCTGATGGCAAAGTTCTTCCCCTCAACGTGCAGGTGGTCACTCAGCACATGCAGTCTGTGAAGCAGGCACCAAAGACTCCGCAGAACGTTCCAGCCAGTCCTGGGGGGGATCGTTCTGCCCGGCACCGCTATCCTCAGATTTTACCCAAACCAGCCAACACCAGTGCGCTCACCATCCGCTCTCCAACCACTGTCCTCTTTACCAGTAGCCCCATCAAGACTGCTGTTGTGCCCGCTTCACACATGAGTTCTCTAAATGTGGTGAAAATGACAACAATATCCCTCACGCCCAGCAACAGTAATGCCCCTCTTAAACATTCTGCCTCAGTCAACAGTGCTACAGGAACGACTGAAGACTCCAGGAGCGTCCCACAGATCAAGAGTGGTTCTGTTGTTTCTCTTCAGTCTCCGGGCTCTAGGACCAGCAGCACTGGGGGAACTTCCACTGTGGAAGTCAAAATGGAACCCGAAACATCAGCAGATGAGCATCCTGTGCAGTGCCAAGAGAACTCCGACGGGGCTAGGGCTCCCCAAGCAACACCTAGTGCCCTTACAGGGCAGAAAAGTAATACAGAGGGAGCAGCGCAAAAACCTTCCAGTGAAGGCCCCGTGGACATCAAAGCAACTAAGGTCTGTGACCAGAGGACCAAATGTAAAAGTCGCTGTAATGAGATTCTGCCAGGCACTTCAACAGGCAATAATCAAAGCACTGTCACTCTCCCAGTTACCACTCAGAACTTAACTTTCACCAGCACCAGCTCACCATCTAATGGTGACTCAATAAATAAAGACCCTAAATTATGCACTAAAAGTCCACGGAAACGACTGTCTTCTACATTACAAGAGTCCCAGGTGCCTCCTGTAAAGAAACCAATTGTGGAACAGCTTTCTGCAGTTGTCATAGAAGGTCAGAAACCAGGCAGTGTTAAGAAGGACCAAAAGGTTCCACATTCAGGGAAAACAGAAAGTTCAACAGCAGGTGCTCAGATTCCTAGCAAAGTATCAATAACTGTCAATTCACACATAGTGGAAAATCAACCCTTGAATTCTTCTGCCCTTATTATCAGTGATTCAGCTTTGGAACAGCAGACAACACCATCATCATCTCCAGACATAAAAGTAAAACTTGAAAGGAGTGTCTTTCTCTTGGACACAGATTCTAAACCAGATGGCAGCTTTAATCCAAATGAGTGGCAACAGGTCACTAAGGATTCTGAGTTCATATCTGCCAGCTGTGAGCAACAGCAAGATATCAGTGTTATGACAATTCCTGAGCACTCTGATATCAATGACTTAGAGAAGTCCGTTTGGGAGTTAGAAGGAATTCCACAGGACACATACAGCCAGCAGCTACACACCCAGATGCAAGAATCTTCTTTGAATCAAATACAAGCACATTCTTCAGATCAGTTACCTCTTCAGTCCGAACTGAAGGAGTTCGAGCCTTCTGTTTCCCAGACAAATGAGAGCTACTTTCCTTTTGATGATGAACTTACACAAGATAGTATTGTGGAAGAGCTGGTGCTTATGGAGCAGCAAATGTCAATGAACAATTCGCATTCTTATGGTAACTGTTTGGGAATGACCCTTCAGAACCAGTCAGTAACTCCAGGAGCTCCCATGTCATCTCATACCTCTAGCACCCACTTCTATCATTCAATCCATAGCAACGGCACACCAATCCACACACCCACACCAACTCCTAcaccaaccccaaccccaaccccaaccccaactccCACATCCGAAATGATTGCTGGATCTCAGAGTCTGTCTCGGGAGAGCCCTTGCTCCAGGCTAGCCCAGACGACACCTGTGGATAGTGCTTTAGGAAGTAGCCGACACACACCCATTGGTACTCCACATTCTAACTGCAGCAGTAGCGTCCCTCCCAGCCCTGTTGAATGCAGGAATCCATTTGCATTCACCCCAATAAGCTCCAGTATGGCCTATCATGATGCCAGCATTGTCTCAAGTAGTCCTGTGAAACCAATGCAAAGACCCATGGCCACACACCCTGACAAAACCAAGCTTGAATGGATGAATAATGGGTATAGTGGGGTTGGTAATTCATCAGTTTCTGGCCATGGCATTCTCCCAAGCTATCAGGAACTCGTGGAAGACCGTTTCAGGAAACCTCATGCTTTTGCTGTGCCTGGGCAGTCTTACCAGTCTCAGTCCCGACACCATGACACTCATTTTGGTCGTTTGACtcctgtctctcctgtgcagcATCAAGGTGCCACTGTAAATAACACCAACAAACAGGAGGGTTTTGCCGTCCCTGCCCCTCTTGATAATAAAGGAACTAATTCATCCGCCAGCAGCAACTTCAGGTGCCGGAGTGTGAGCCCCGCTGTCCATCGCCAACGTAATCTTAGTGGAAGCACCCTCTACCCAGTGTCTAATATCCCACGGTCCAATGTGACCCCCTTTGGAAGTCCGGTAACCCCCGAAGTTAACGTTTTCACAAATGTTCACGCAGACACATGTGCCAACAACATAGCTCAAAGAAGTCAGTCAGTTCCATTAACAGTCATGATGCAGACAGCTTTCCCAAATGCTCTTCAGAAGCAAACAAACAGTAAAAAAATAACCAATGTGTTGTTGAGTAAACTTGATTCTGACAATGATGATGCAGTGAGAGGTTTGGGAATGAACAATCTGCCCTCCAATTACACGGCGAGGATGAATCTCACTCAGATCCTGGaaacttccactgtttttcctagTGCCAATCCACAGAATATGATCGACTCCAGCACTTCTGTTTATGAATTTCAAACACCATCTTACCTCACCAAAAGTGATAGCACCGATCAGATCAGTTTTTCTCCTGGAGATAATCAAGCACAATCTGAAATTGGAGAGCAACAATTAGATTTCACTAGCACTGTTAAAGACCTGCTGAGTGGAGACAGCTTGCAAAGCAACCAGCAGCTGGTGGGTCAGGTGGCGTCTGATCTCACTAACGCTGCCTCTGATTTCTCTAGTGACATTAGGTTGTCTTCTGAGCTCTCAGGCAGCATCAATGATTTGAACACTTTAGACCCAAATCTACTGTTTGATCCAGGTCGTCAGCAGGGACAAGATGATGAAGCTACACTGGAAGAATTAAAGAACGACCCATTATTTCAACAAATCTGCAGTGAATCCATGAACTCCATGACTTCATCAGGTTTTGAGTGGATAGAAAGCAAGGACCATCCTACTGTTGAAATGTTGGGTTAA